A genomic window from Companilactobacillus alimentarius DSM 20249 includes:
- a CDS encoding Sapep family Mn(2+)-dependent dipeptidase: MKKVRSDFEELFNQSRDEFLEYFNELIQIPSVKGNKTYQAPFGVGPKRALEYLIQLSKKLGFKTGKVSNSVGWAEYGPETKEYFGVLGHLDVVDVTNDWTYPPFDLTFKDGFFYGRGVLDNKGPFLASLFALYLIKKQGIDLKKRIRVMFGTDEESGSKDIPFYLESEKPPYGGFTPDCKFPIVYGERGLIDLTITTTVTDDSLEQIDSLGGEFDKSFIPEYGFISISGKKTEFHGKKAPSNAPDMAENVLPMMIRQGTTLSGQTGELFKWIDSKIGNQVDGKNLGLDFTDKESGKLQLSFYSMEKNLDKLSINISMRYPVTISEDKVLSQLKTQLLNESLIKINRRFPSVVKDKNLPYMQDFSKIYEQDTGLDGTPVTTTGATYARAMPNIVAFGPSFPGQKGIAHKGDEWLKYSDWQMMMQIYYDCFLSELC, encoded by the coding sequence TTGAAAAAAGTAAGATCTGATTTTGAAGAACTATTCAACCAATCAAGAGATGAGTTTCTTGAATATTTTAACGAATTAATTCAAATTCCTAGCGTGAAGGGAAATAAGACTTATCAAGCTCCTTTTGGAGTTGGACCTAAAAGAGCTTTGGAGTACTTAATTCAATTATCTAAAAAATTAGGATTTAAAACTGGGAAAGTGTCTAATAGTGTTGGTTGGGCTGAATACGGTCCTGAGACGAAAGAATATTTTGGAGTTTTGGGACATTTAGATGTCGTCGATGTGACTAATGATTGGACATATCCACCATTTGATTTGACATTTAAAGATGGTTTCTTTTATGGAAGAGGGGTTTTAGATAATAAGGGCCCATTTCTGGCAAGCCTTTTTGCACTTTACTTGATCAAAAAGCAGGGTATTGATTTGAAAAAAAGGATTAGAGTCATGTTTGGTACAGATGAAGAATCTGGAAGTAAAGATATACCATTTTATCTTGAGTCAGAGAAACCACCATATGGTGGTTTTACGCCGGATTGCAAATTTCCGATTGTGTATGGTGAACGTGGATTAATAGATTTAACTATAACTACAACTGTTACGGATGATTCATTGGAACAAATTGACTCTCTTGGTGGTGAGTTTGATAAAAGTTTTATACCTGAATATGGATTCATTTCAATTTCAGGGAAGAAAACAGAATTTCATGGTAAAAAAGCTCCTAGCAATGCCCCAGATATGGCTGAAAATGTTTTGCCAATGATGATTAGACAGGGAACCACATTAAGCGGTCAGACTGGTGAATTATTTAAATGGATTGATTCAAAAATTGGAAATCAGGTAGATGGAAAAAATCTAGGATTGGATTTTACAGATAAGGAATCAGGTAAATTGCAATTGTCATTTTATTCTATGGAGAAAAACCTTGATAAACTTAGTATCAATATATCTATGCGTTACCCGGTTACCATTTCTGAGGATAAAGTTTTATCGCAATTAAAGACTCAGTTATTAAATGAATCCTTAATTAAAATTAATAGGCGTTTTCCATCGGTTGTCAAAGATAAGAATCTACCATACATGCAAGATTTTTCTAAAATTTATGAGCAGGACACCGGATTGGATGGTACACCAGTCACGACTACTGGAGCAACCTATGCACGTGCCATGCCAAATATTGTTGCGTTTGGTCCATCTTTTCCAGGACAAAAAGGAATCGCTCATAAAGGTGATGAATGGTTAAAATATAGCGATTGGCAGATGATGATGCAGATTTATTATGATTGTTTTTTGTCTGAACTCTGTTAA
- a CDS encoding Cof-type HAD-IIB family hydrolase, translating to MDYKLIAIDMDGTLLTDKKKITAENKTAISQALKKGIKVVLNSGRSYDGIIDSCKELGISGPDQYIIEFGGNIIESLDKKVIYRKVLDNSTCEKISYNLETKKIKHVLIDTNGAIYNSYQDWMEKRMLNPKLGIVKFLMHTHKHKLQNLATELHKMYDDEFFIVITSPQDVELFPKDVNKGYALERLAKHLKINLKQTLAIGDLDNDIPMLKIAGMGVAMDNSPQKIKDVSDDTTIDNNHSGVAQAIKKYILN from the coding sequence ATGGATTATAAATTAATTGCCATCGATATGGATGGAACTCTTCTAACTGATAAAAAGAAAATAACTGCTGAAAACAAGACTGCAATCTCTCAGGCTTTAAAAAAGGGTATTAAAGTGGTGTTAAACTCTGGTCGTTCATATGACGGTATTATTGATAGTTGTAAGGAATTAGGTATTTCTGGACCTGATCAGTATATTATTGAGTTTGGTGGAAATATTATCGAAAGTTTGGATAAAAAGGTTATTTACAGAAAGGTTTTAGATAATTCTACTTGTGAGAAAATATCGTATAATTTGGAAACTAAAAAAATCAAGCATGTTCTGATTGATACTAATGGGGCTATTTATAATTCTTATCAGGATTGGATGGAAAAGCGGATGCTTAATCCGAAATTGGGAATCGTGAAATTTCTCATGCATACACATAAGCACAAACTTCAAAATCTCGCAACAGAGTTGCATAAAATGTATGATGATGAGTTCTTTATTGTGATAACTAGTCCTCAAGATGTGGAATTATTCCCTAAAGATGTCAATAAAGGTTACGCTTTGGAGAGATTGGCCAAACACTTGAAAATCAATCTTAAGCAGACTTTAGCAATTGGTGATTTGGATAATGATATTCCTATGCTTAAAATTGCTGGCATGGGTGTAGCGATGGACAATTCACCTCAAAAAATCAAAGACGTTAGTGACGATACTACGATAGACAATAATCATAGTGGCGTGGCGCAAGCGATTAAAAAATATATTTTAAATTAG
- a CDS encoding Cof-type HAD-IIB family hydrolase, protein MSYKLIALDMDDTLLTSEKTISKKNQTMIKQALKQGIKVVLCSGRTHNAITNYIKILGISGPDQYMITNGGGIIENMEGKIIYHDTLSNAFYREFVDFIKKNQLHYNVVDSQGNTYTSHVEWIDKYTITQAFENENGLYIREPEELPDDFEIVKAIINGEAKQLDEISDMVHEHFDQNYFVVRTGVGFLEIFPKNVNKGEAVKHLAGQLGIDLKEVMAMGDRDNDIPMIKIAGKGVAMDNATSGAKKVSDYVTADNNHDGVGLAIEKFAL, encoded by the coding sequence ATGAGTTATAAATTGATTGCATTAGATATGGACGACACATTGTTGACGAGTGAGAAAACTATTTCTAAAAAAAATCAAACGATGATTAAGCAAGCCTTGAAGCAAGGTATTAAAGTAGTTCTTTGTTCTGGTAGAACGCATAACGCTATTACTAATTATATTAAGATTCTAGGCATTTCTGGGCCTGACCAGTATATGATCACTAACGGTGGTGGCATTATTGAAAATATGGAAGGTAAAATCATTTATCACGACACTTTGAGTAATGCGTTTTATCGTGAATTTGTTGACTTTATTAAGAAAAATCAGCTGCATTACAATGTCGTTGATAGTCAGGGCAACACTTATACTAGTCATGTCGAATGGATTGATAAGTATACGATTACGCAGGCTTTTGAAAACGAGAATGGCTTGTATATTCGTGAGCCGGAAGAATTGCCTGATGATTTTGAAATTGTCAAAGCTATTATCAACGGTGAAGCTAAGCAATTGGATGAAATATCAGATATGGTTCATGAACATTTTGATCAAAATTACTTTGTAGTTAGAACCGGTGTCGGTTTCTTAGAGATATTCCCGAAGAATGTCAATAAAGGTGAAGCTGTAAAACATTTGGCTGGTCAACTAGGGATTGATTTGAAAGAAGTCATGGCAATGGGTGATCGTGATAATGATATTCCCATGATAAAGATTGCTGGTAAAGGTGTAGCAATGGATAATGCAACCAGTGGTGCCAAAAAGGTCAGCGATTATGTTACGGCTGATAACAACCATGACGGTGTTGGCTTAGCGATTGAGAAGTTTGCTCTCTAA